The following are encoded together in the Lactuca sativa cultivar Salinas chromosome 1, Lsat_Salinas_v11, whole genome shotgun sequence genome:
- the LOC111893549 gene encoding uncharacterized protein LOC111893549: protein MSTTNNFQNGEVSIDRFDLHLGSECNEEEPVVLGVDGGTTSTICVCMPLLRISNSHNHLPDPLPVLGRAIAGCSNHNSVGETLARDTLEQVMMEALSTSGSKKSAVQAVCLGVSGVNHPNDQERILNWLREIFPRHVKLYVQNDAVAALASGSMGKLHGCVLIAGTGSIAYGFSEDGKEARAAGGGPVLGDWGSGYGIAAQALTSVIRAHDGRGPHTMLTNSILKSLSLSSPDELIGWTYADPSWARIAALVPVVVTCAEDGDDVANQILNDAVEELALTVKAVVHKLGLCGQDGSGEFPVVLVGGVLIPNKNWDIGQKVVDRLIKTYPGAFPVLPKVEPAVGAALLGCNFYMKEKERNGVI, encoded by the exons ATGTCAACAACCAACAACTTCCAAAATGGTGAAGTTTCGATTGATCGTTTTGATCTTCATCTGGGTTCGGAATGCAACGAAGAAGAACCAGTAGTCTTGGGTGTCGATGGCGGCACTACATCCAccatatgtgtttgtatgcctctTCTTCGTATTTCCAATTCCCACAATCATCTTCCTGATCCCCTTCCTGTTCTTGGTCGCGCCATTGCTGGTTGCTCCAATCATAACAGCGTCGGAG AGACCTTAGCCCGAGATACACTGGAACAGGTGATGATGGAAGCCCTTTCAACGTCAGGCTCAAAGAAATCCGCTGTTCAAGCTGTTTGTTTAGGCGTATCAGGTGTCAATCATCCAAATGATCAAGAAAGGATACTAAATTGGCTGAG GGAGATATTTCCAAGGCATGTGAAGCTTTATGTTCAGAATGATGCAGTAGCAGCTCTTGCAAGTGGATCCATGGGGAAACTTCATGGATGTGTTTTGATAGCAGGAACAGGGAGTATTGCTTATGGCTTTTCTGAAGATGGGAAGGAGGCTCGGGCAGCTGGTGGTGGGCCCGTTTTGGGTGATTGGGGCAG TGGTTATGGAATTGCTGCTCAAGCATTGACATCTGTTATTAGAGCTCATGATGGCAGAGGTCCTCACACAATGCTTACAAATTCTATCTTGAAATCACTCTCTCTTTCTTCCCCAGATGAACTCATTGG GTGGACCTATGCAGATCCATCGTGGGCCCGCATTGCAGCACTGGTTCCAGTAGTGGTGACATGTGCAGAAGATGGTGATGACGTGGCAAATCAGATATTAAATGATGCTGTGGAAGAATTGGCTTTAACTGTCAAAGCAGTTGTTCACAAACTTGGTCTCTGTGGTCAAG ATGGAAGTGGTGAATTTCCAGTTGTGTTAGTTGGTGGGGTCCTCATACCTAACAAAAACTGGGATATCGGTCAAAAGGTTGTTGACCGTCTTATCAAGACCTACCCTGGTGCTTTCCCTGTTCTACCAAAG GTAGAACCTGCAGTTGGGGCGGCTTTATTGGGGTGCAATTTCTACATGAAGGAAAAGGAGAGGAATGGGGTTATATGA
- the LOC111893545 gene encoding uncharacterized protein LOC111893545, giving the protein MRILIGRQTLNPYYRLAYVMSKYVSLFLLFTAVAAFNTTAVTAAAITTTSTKSRHLSSINSPSPGPSPLIQPQHPIPRPPISPPPPPPPISIRSPPPPPTRPEYMQQQQLKNIIDALIGAGDFAAWANILFNPKINSSIPTSTTAALIPTTATMFVPGNDALSHLSASATGAYNFDPFIIPYHILPQRLTFSELQLFKTQTRLPTLLPSKTIIITNNTPSNFTIDDSLIMQPDIYQNPAVCVHGIAAILDYTMYGEAPPAPPASPPPPASTLDETLTPSPEVARNCSSDLVFSDDDFFFFMMVILACVVFIPNW; this is encoded by the coding sequence atgaGAATCTTGATTGGGCGGCAAACGCTTAATCCCTACTACCGTCTTGCTTACGTCATGTCAAAGTACGTTTCTCTATTCCTCCTCTTCACGGCGGTGGCGGCATTCAACACCACCGCCGTTACGGCCGCTGCTATTACTACAACTTCCACCAAGTCCCGCCACCTCTCCTCCATAAATTCCCCGTCGCCGGGACCTTCCCCATTGATTCAACCCCAACACCCTATCCCTCGTCCACCaatttcaccaccaccaccaccgccacccaTCTCTATACGATCACCGCCTCCTCCGCCTACACGACCGGAGTATATGCAGCAACAACAACTCAAGAACATAATCGACGCCCTAATCGGCGCCGGCGACTTCGCAGCGTGGGCAAATATCCTCTTTAATCCAAAGATAAATTCATCGATCCCCACTAGCACCACCGCCGCACTCATCCCAACCACCGCCACCATGTTTGTCCCCGGCAACGATGCTCTGTCCCACCTCTCGGCCTCCGCCACCGGCGCCTACAATTTCGACCCATTCATCATCCCTTACCACATCCTCCCACAACGACTCACGTTCTCGGAGCTTCAACTCTTCAAAACCCAAACTCGACTCCCCACACTATTGCCCTCAAAAACAATCATAATCACGAACAATACCCCTTCCAATTTCACCATTGATGATTCCTTGATCATGCAACCTGATATTTACCAAAACCCCGCCGTCTGCGTCCATGGTATCGCAGCCATCCTCGACTATACAATGTACGGCGAAGCTCCTCCGGCTCCTCCTGCTTCACCTCCGCCCCCGGCGTCGACGCTTGATGAAACGTTAACTCCGTCACCAGAAGTTGCAAGAAATTGTAGTTCAGATCTTGTGTTTTCCGACGATGATTTCTTCTTCTTTATGATGGTAATTCTTGCTTGCGTTGTTTTTATCCCTAATTGGTAG
- the LOC111893508 gene encoding twinkle homolog protein, chloroplastic/mitochondrial, with translation MLLRHRTSLRGLFVSNSPCPIMTSKHFLNFKPTTSSFNYPDNKTNLYPAHKFISSTFPSKSSPKLVPLSLKPSNLSFSSHASIPRPVSEAYLEKADDEIIIDTPQLKALEVKLKEIGIVSESFSPGQKNGLICPMCKGGDSGEKKLSLFISDDGNSAVWTCFRAKCGWKGSTRAFADVKSSYKRMNALPKVKKIKELSEHELNLEPLCKDLVEYFSERMISEETLRRNHVMQRRYEKQIVIAFTYRRKKELVSCKYRDISKKFWQESDTEKILYGLDDIEGASDIIIVEGEMDKLAMEEAGFRNCVSVPDGAPPKASSKDLPSQEQDVKYQYLWNCKEYLEKASRIILATDADQPGQALAEELARRLGRERCWRVTWPSKNEKEQFKDANEVLMFMGPAVLRGVIENAELYPIKGLFNFRDYFGEIDSYYHQTLGNELGISTGWKALDDLYNVVPGELTLVTGVPNSGKSEWIDALLCNLNENVGWKFALCSMENKVREHARKLLEKHVKKPFFDVRYGKSVERMSLEDLELGKKWLSDTFHLIRCENDCLPSIEWVLRLAKAAVLRHGVNGLVIDPYNELDHQRPPNQTETEYVSQMLTSIKRFAQHHSCHVWFVAHPRQLQQWNGKPPNLYDISGSAHFINKCDTGIVIHRNRDPEAGPMDRVQICVRKVRNKVSGTIGDAYLKYNRVTGEYLDIKETMNRN, from the exons ATGCTTCTTAGGCATCGCACCTCTCTCCGTGGTCTCTTCGTCTCCAACTCCCCCTGTCCCATTATGACCTCCAAGCACTTCCTCAACTTCAAACCCACAACCTCTTCATTCAATTATCCCGACAACAAAACCAACCTCTACCctgctcacaaattcatttcctCTACTTTTCCCTCAAAATCATCCCCCAAATTGGTTCCTTTATCCCTTAAACCATCTAACTTATCCTTTTCTTCCCACGCTAGTATCCCCAGACCAG TTTCTGAAGCATATTTGGAGAAGGCTGATGATGAAATAATAATCGATACCCCACAGCTAAAGGCACTTGAAGTGAAATTGAAGGAGATTGGAATAGTCTCTGAATCTTTTAGTCCTGGACAGAAAAATGGCTTGATTTGCCCCATG TGCAAAGGTGGCGACTCAGGGGAGAAGAAGCTCTCTCTCTTCATTTCTGATGATGG taaTTCAGCTGTGTGGACTTGTTTTCGAGCCAAATGTGGATGGAAAGGGAGCACACGA GCTTTTGCAGATGTTAAATCAAGTTACAAAAGGATGAATGCACTCCCCAAAGTGAAAAAGATTAAGGAACTCTCAGAACATGAATTGAATTTGGAACCTTTGTGCAAAGAT TTAGTTGAATATTTTTCCGAAAGAATGATATCTGAAGAGACATTACGGAGAAATCATGTCATGCAAAGAAGATATGAAAAACAG ATTGTTATTGCCTTTACTTATAGAAGAAAAAAAGAACTTGTTAGTTGCAAATACAGAGATATCTCAAAGAAATTCTGGCAG GAAAGTGATACTGAAAAGATATTATATGGACTTGATGATATAGAAGGAGCAAGTGATATCATCATA gtgGAGGGCGAAATGGACAAACTTGCAATGGAAGAAGCTGGTTTTAGAAACTGTGTGAGTGTTCCTGATGGAGCTCCTCCAAAAGCTTCCTCTAAAGATTTACCTTCTCAAGAACAG GATGTGAAATACCAATATTTATGGAACTGCAAAGAGTATCTGGAAAAG GCATCTCGTATAATACTTGCTACTGATGCGGATCAGCCGGGTCAAGCCTTAGCTGAAGAACTTGCACGTCGCCTTGGAAGAGAAAG gTGTTGGAGAGTTACATGGCCAAGTAAAAATGAAAAAGAGCAATTTAAAGATGCTAATGAG GTTCTGATGTTCATGGGTCCAGCTGTATTAAGAGGAGTTATTGAAAATGCAGAATTATATCCAATTAAAGGTTTATTTAATTTTAGAGATTATTTTGGTGAAATTGATTCATATTATCATCAAACCCTTGGTAATGAGCTTGGAATTTCAACTGGATGGAAGGCTTTAGATGATTTATATAAT GTTGTTCCTGGAGAGTTGACTTTAGTCACTGGAGTCCCGAATTCAGGAAAGAGTGAGTGGATTGATGCATTGTTATGTAATCTTAATGAAAATGTTGGTTGGAAATTTGCACTTTGCTCTATGGAGAATAAG GTTAGAGAGCATGCAAGGAAACTTCTTGAAAAGCACGTGAAGAAGCCGTTCTTTGATGTGAG GTATGGAAAATCTGTTGAAAGAATGAGTTTGGAGGATTTGGAGTTAGGAAAAAAATGGTTGAGTGATACTTTTCATCTCATAAG GTGTGAGAATGATTGCCTACCAAGTATTGAATGGGTTCTTCGCCTTGCAAAAGCTGCAGTCCTTAGACACGGTGTCAATGGCCTTGTCATTGATCCATATAATGAGCTTGATCATCAACGACCTCCCAACCA GACTGAAACAGAATATGTAAGTCAGATGCTGACAAGTATCAAACGGTTTGCTCAACACCATTCATGCCATGTTTGGTTTGTAGCACATCCTAGACAG TTGCAACAATGGAATGGAAAACCTCCAAATCTTTATGATATTAGTGGAAGTGCACATTTCATAAACAAATGTGACACTGGAATTGTTATTCACCGGAATCGGGATCCAGAGGCAGGTCCAATGGATCGAGTGCAG ATTTGCGTGCGAAAGGTACGAAATAAAGTCTCGGGAACAATAGGTGATGCATACTTGAAATATAATAG AGTAACTGGTGAATATTTGGACATCAAGGAGACAATGAACAGGAACTGA